In Streptomyces sp. NBC_00569, a single genomic region encodes these proteins:
- a CDS encoding fluoride efflux transporter FluC: MTGGQSPAVDEPRDPDVDLRVPAQRRAGLRAQGPIVAVVSLGGAVGACARYGAGLLWPTSPGAFPWTTMWVNALGCFVIGAFMVIITDVWAAHRLVRPFFGTGVLGGFTTFSTYAVDIQRLVDGGRVRTGLVYLAATPLAAFAAVGLGVALTRRVLAWRKR; the protein is encoded by the coding sequence ATGACAGGTGGGCAGTCCCCGGCGGTGGACGAACCCCGTGATCCGGACGTCGATCTGCGCGTGCCTGCCCAGCGGCGCGCGGGGCTGCGGGCGCAGGGCCCGATCGTGGCGGTCGTCTCGCTCGGCGGCGCCGTAGGCGCCTGCGCCCGCTACGGCGCCGGTCTCCTGTGGCCCACGTCGCCCGGAGCGTTTCCCTGGACGACGATGTGGGTGAACGCGCTCGGCTGTTTCGTGATCGGCGCGTTCATGGTGATCATCACCGACGTGTGGGCGGCGCACCGCCTGGTGCGGCCGTTCTTCGGCACCGGCGTCCTGGGCGGCTTCACCACGTTCTCGACGTACGCGGTGGACATCCAGCGCCTGGTGGACGGCGGCCGGGTCCGTACGGGCCTGGTCTATCTCGCGGCGACGCCCCTGGCGGCGTTCGCCGCCGTCGGGCTCGGAGTGGCGCTGACGCGCCGCGTCCTGGCGTGGAGGAAGCGATGA
- a CDS encoding DUF190 domain-containing protein, which produces MTRLTGRALRLTVFIGENHTWHRKPLYSEIVHRAHKAGLAGASVFHGIEGFGASSLIHTSRLLSLSEDLPVAVVIVDTEARVRAFLPELDELVSQGLVMLDDCEVIRYVGREKGGTRA; this is translated from the coding sequence ATGACGCGACTGACCGGGCGTGCGCTGCGGCTGACGGTCTTCATCGGTGAGAACCACACGTGGCACCGCAAGCCCCTGTACAGCGAGATCGTGCACCGGGCGCACAAGGCGGGCCTCGCCGGGGCGAGCGTCTTCCACGGTATCGAGGGGTTCGGGGCGTCGTCCCTGATCCACACCTCGCGGCTGCTCTCGCTCAGCGAGGACCTGCCCGTGGCCGTCGTGATCGTCGACACCGAGGCGCGGGTCCGGGCGTTCCTGCCGGAGCTGGACGAGCTGGTGTCGCAGGGCCTGGTCATGCTCGACGACTGCGAGGTCATCCGGTACGTGGGCCGGGAGAAGGGCGGAACGCGGGCGTGA
- the crcB gene encoding fluoride efflux transporter CrcB: MNWLLVIAGAMVGAPLRYLTDRAVQTRHDSVFPWGTFTVNVCGSLVLGLLTGAVAAGAASPQVQLLIGTGLCGALTTYSTFSYETFRLGEDGARLFAVANVAASVAAGLGAAFAGVALADAFWG, translated from the coding sequence GTGAACTGGCTCCTCGTGATCGCCGGCGCGATGGTCGGCGCACCCCTGCGCTATCTCACCGACCGGGCCGTGCAGACCCGCCACGACAGCGTCTTCCCGTGGGGGACGTTCACGGTGAACGTCTGCGGCTCCCTCGTGCTGGGCCTGCTCACCGGCGCCGTCGCCGCGGGCGCCGCCTCGCCGCAGGTGCAGCTGCTCATCGGCACGGGCCTGTGCGGGGCCCTGACGACGTACTCGACGTTCTCGTACGAGACGTTCCGCCTGGGCGAGGACGGGGCGCGGCTCTTCGCCGTGGCCAACGTGGCCGCGAGCGTCGCCGCCGGCCTCGGCGCCGCCTTCGCTGGGGTCGCGCTGGCCGACGCCTTCTGGGGGTAG
- a CDS encoding inositol oxygenase family protein yields MTRVELRGVDELMDLLHACRGAWDTPDRSGDPVDLHDHALQTAALLRRGHPSDKELQLAGLVHDIGHLLRPGDDAGHADTAAAAVRGLLGERVARLVQLHVPAKRYLAASDPTRGLSPQSALTLETQGGPMTPEEVAAFAHDPLADDAVTLRQADDAGKVVGLDAGVMEDWRPVVELVAQGYRSTNFTPSLRS; encoded by the coding sequence ATGACACGGGTCGAGCTGCGCGGCGTCGACGAGCTGATGGATCTCCTGCACGCCTGCCGCGGAGCGTGGGACACCCCCGACCGCAGCGGCGACCCCGTCGACCTGCACGACCACGCGCTGCAGACCGCCGCGCTGCTGCGCCGCGGCCACCCCAGTGACAAGGAGCTCCAGCTCGCGGGGCTCGTCCACGACATAGGCCATCTGCTGCGCCCCGGCGACGACGCGGGCCACGCGGACACGGCCGCGGCCGCGGTGCGGGGGCTGCTCGGGGAGCGGGTGGCACGCCTGGTGCAGCTGCATGTCCCGGCCAAGCGTTACCTGGCGGCATCGGACCCGACGCGTGGCCTGTCGCCGCAGAGCGCGCTGACGCTGGAGACGCAGGGCGGGCCGATGACGCCCGAGGAGGTGGCGGCGTTCGCCCATGACCCGCTGGCCGACGATGCGGTGACGCTGCGTCAGGCGGACGACGCGGGCAAGGTGGTGGGCCTCGACGCCGGGGTCATGGAGGACTGGCGACCGGTGGTGGAGCTGGTGGCGCAGGGGTACCGGTCCACCAACTTCACACCATCCCTACGTAGTTGA
- a CDS encoding SDR family NAD(P)-dependent oxidoreductase, with translation MTMTEDSPMGATDATVVSQESFGPGIDPERLAVCLSVLDELDKLDVDHPDAIQVRRATAGVYRTVKQRRRQERRAAKTAHDKAVTEATATGSAERIDDETEGLLPSSQVEEGRLAGILQRPRSCYTCKARYVEVDYFYHQLCPECAAVNRAKRDIRADLSGKRALLTGGRAKIGMYIALRLLRDGAHTTITTRFPKDAIRRFKAMDDSADWMDRLEVVGIDLRDPAQAVALAEQVAEQGPLDILINNATQTVRRLPSAYAALVEGESAPLPAGELPAHHVIGAFNSGAVDGLTALPAGISGLDAQKVADLALVAGNASVARHRDGSAIDAGGLVPDVVESNTWVQTIEQISPVELLETQLCNYTAPFILISALRPAMSDAAKKASSGRAYVVNVSAMEGVFGRGYKGAGHPNTNAAKAAMNMVTRTSAQEMFQTDGILMTSVDTGWITDERPHYDKLRLADEGFHAPLDLIDGAARVYDPVVRGEAGEDLYGVFLKDYAPGKW, from the coding sequence ATGACGATGACAGAGGACAGCCCGATGGGCGCCACCGACGCCACGGTGGTGTCACAGGAGTCGTTCGGCCCCGGGATCGACCCCGAGCGGCTCGCGGTCTGCCTGAGCGTGCTCGACGAACTCGACAAGCTGGACGTCGACCACCCCGACGCGATCCAGGTCCGGCGGGCCACGGCCGGTGTCTACCGGACCGTGAAGCAGCGCCGCCGCCAGGAGCGCCGCGCCGCGAAGACCGCCCACGACAAGGCCGTCACCGAGGCGACCGCGACCGGCTCCGCCGAGCGCATCGACGACGAGACCGAGGGCCTCCTGCCGTCCTCGCAGGTCGAGGAAGGCAGGCTCGCGGGGATACTCCAGCGTCCCCGCTCCTGCTACACCTGCAAGGCCCGGTACGTCGAGGTCGACTACTTCTACCACCAGCTCTGTCCCGAGTGCGCCGCCGTGAACCGCGCCAAGCGCGACATCCGCGCCGACCTCTCCGGCAAGCGTGCCCTGCTCACCGGCGGCCGCGCCAAGATCGGCATGTACATCGCGCTGCGCCTGCTGCGTGACGGCGCGCACACGACGATCACGACGCGATTCCCCAAGGACGCCATCCGCCGCTTCAAGGCGATGGACGACTCGGCCGACTGGATGGACCGCCTCGAAGTCGTCGGCATCGACCTGCGGGACCCGGCCCAGGCCGTGGCGCTGGCCGAGCAGGTCGCCGAGCAGGGCCCGCTGGACATCCTCATCAACAACGCGACGCAGACCGTGCGCCGGCTGCCCTCCGCGTACGCCGCCCTCGTCGAGGGCGAGAGCGCCCCGCTGCCGGCCGGTGAGCTCCCCGCCCACCACGTCATCGGCGCGTTCAACTCCGGCGCGGTCGACGGCCTGACCGCGCTGCCCGCCGGTATCTCCGGCCTCGACGCCCAGAAGGTCGCCGATCTCGCCCTGGTCGCGGGCAACGCCAGCGTCGCCCGGCACCGCGACGGCAGCGCCATCGACGCGGGCGGCCTGGTCCCGGACGTCGTCGAGAGCAACACTTGGGTGCAGACGATCGAGCAGATCTCCCCGGTGGAGCTCCTCGAGACCCAGCTGTGCAACTACACGGCGCCGTTCATCCTGATCAGCGCGCTGCGCCCGGCGATGTCCGACGCGGCGAAGAAGGCGTCGAGCGGACGCGCCTACGTCGTGAACGTCTCGGCGATGGAGGGCGTCTTCGGCCGCGGCTACAAGGGCGCGGGCCACCCGAACACGAACGCCGCGAAGGCCGCCATGAACATGGTGACGCGGACCAGCGCCCAGGAGATGTTCCAGACCGACGGCATCCTCATGACCTCGGTCGACACGGGCTGGATCACCGACGAGCGCCCGCACTACGACAAGCTGCGCCTCGCCGACGAGGGCTTCCACGCCCCCCTCGACCTGATCGACGGCGCGGCCCGCGTCTACGACCCGGTCGTCCGCGGCGAGGCCGGCGAGGACCTGTACGGCGTCTTCCTGAAGGACTACGCGCCCGGCAAGTGGTAA
- a CDS encoding DUF4142 domain-containing protein, protein MRRINGTALIFAALVATLGALAFPIWSYADRSGTGSANLNAGSVATQWGPLSATDRDFLVKVRLAGLWEIPAGQQAMERAPTQAIRMAGDHLVVGHTDLDKRVRSVAGRLGVELPNQPNPQQQGWLNELTAASGKDYENKFANLLRDSHGKVFALIAQVRHTTRNSLVRELATDANQTVLDHITMLENTGDVDFDAIANEAAGAATASPTGPPPPGGVLPPAPNPAEPSGSPDVTSQPSAESTDDPGRSINTARPDPT, encoded by the coding sequence TTGCGACGCATCAACGGGACCGCGCTCATCTTCGCCGCCCTGGTCGCCACCCTGGGCGCACTCGCCTTTCCGATCTGGTCGTACGCCGACCGCTCGGGCACCGGGTCGGCCAACCTGAACGCGGGCAGCGTGGCCACCCAGTGGGGCCCCCTGTCGGCCACCGACCGGGACTTCCTGGTCAAGGTGCGGCTCGCCGGACTCTGGGAGATACCGGCCGGCCAGCAGGCCATGGAGCGGGCGCCGACGCAGGCGATCAGGATGGCGGGCGATCACCTCGTCGTCGGCCACACCGACCTCGACAAGCGTGTCCGCTCGGTCGCGGGCCGACTCGGCGTGGAGCTGCCGAACCAGCCCAACCCGCAGCAGCAGGGGTGGCTCAACGAGCTGACCGCCGCGAGCGGCAAGGACTACGAGAACAAGTTCGCGAACCTGCTGCGCGACTCCCACGGCAAGGTCTTCGCGCTGATCGCCCAGGTCCGCCACACCACCCGCAACAGCCTGGTCCGCGAGCTCGCCACCGACGCCAACCAGACCGTCCTCGACCACATCACGATGCTGGAGAACACGGGCGACGTGGACTTCGACGCCATCGCGAACGAGGCCGCGGGCGCCGCCACCGCGAGCCCCACCGGACCGCCGCCCCCGGGAGGTGTGCTGCCACCCGCTCCGAACCCCGCCGAGCCGTCCGGTTCGCCCGATGTGACCTCCCAGCCGTCGGCCGAGTCGACCGACGATCCGGGGCGATCGATCAACACGGCCCGGCCGGACCCCACGTAG
- a CDS encoding alpha-L-fucosidase, whose amino-acid sequence MSSYPRRQVLGTAAAVAAAAAVPLAAAGPAAASDAAATARTASADTVWGPVPDPVPVPLDAHFDNDGVDTAAARGGDFDGSGYTFPGEELPAGPVELDGIAYVFPSSAAGAKNNVVAMGQRVDLPKGRYLSALFLTAGSYGNASGSATVHYADGSTASAGLGGADWYSSGGPLSAAYRYKPDGTKDANRVGIGTSEIPLDPQREAVAISLPKLNPAEANKTALHVFALSLQPAAQGRALALRDAHSTFSLLESTGAQSVEATVMNAGTVGIVTADALTVSVDVPGARTVEPARVTRLAPGEQARVRVGIRNRAGTAPGTVQDGKVVATGRGHQAAASSRKLTLGVPDYEPTDASLSGHQAPYWFHSAKFGIFIHWGVYSVPAWAPVGKQYAEWYWDQMQDPNNPTYAHHKATYGEDFAYDDFIPMFTAKKWDPRAWVELFRDAGAQYHVLTSKHHEGFALWDTKLSDRNSVKMGPKRDIIKELFDASRRYAPELHRGLYFSMPEWFNPDNPWMGHAPRNPYTLEPVPYTGYTSGKDYVKGFQAPQMLELIHDYDPQLLWCDIGGVNDSRNVLAEFFNHGKNRPKPYEVAVNNRSGIGFHDFTTPEYTTYDNTVVAKWESSRGLDPYSYGYNAETPDDRYMSTEEVVHSLVDIVSKNGNFLLDIGPRGDGTIPEIMQTRLRETGHWLKTNGEAVYDTTYWSRMAQLGEDLRFTVRPNKAFYIHSLAEPGATLTVEAAVPVRPGDKVTMLGYDRPLNWRTTGGSFVVDVPTAARAAGEHVWVFKVEWKG is encoded by the coding sequence ATGAGTTCGTACCCAAGACGCCAGGTCCTCGGGACGGCCGCGGCGGTGGCAGCCGCCGCCGCGGTGCCGCTCGCCGCCGCCGGACCGGCGGCCGCGTCAGACGCGGCGGCCACCGCCCGGACCGCGTCCGCGGACACCGTCTGGGGACCCGTCCCCGACCCGGTGCCCGTTCCGCTCGACGCCCACTTCGACAACGACGGAGTCGACACCGCGGCCGCCCGCGGAGGCGACTTCGACGGCAGCGGCTACACCTTCCCCGGTGAGGAACTGCCCGCCGGACCCGTCGAACTCGACGGGATCGCCTACGTCTTCCCCTCGTCGGCGGCGGGCGCGAAGAACAACGTCGTCGCCATGGGACAGCGCGTCGACCTCCCCAAGGGCCGCTATCTGTCCGCCCTGTTCCTGACCGCCGGCAGCTACGGCAACGCGTCCGGCAGCGCGACCGTCCACTACGCCGACGGCTCCACCGCGAGCGCCGGACTCGGCGGCGCCGACTGGTACTCCTCCGGCGGCCCGCTCTCCGCCGCCTACCGCTACAAGCCCGACGGCACCAAGGACGCCAACCGCGTCGGCATCGGCACCAGCGAGATCCCCCTCGACCCGCAGCGCGAGGCCGTCGCGATCAGCCTGCCGAAGCTCAACCCCGCCGAGGCGAACAAGACCGCCCTGCACGTCTTCGCGCTCTCGCTCCAGCCGGCCGCGCAGGGCCGGGCGCTGGCGCTGCGCGACGCGCACTCCACGTTCTCGCTCCTGGAGTCCACCGGCGCGCAGAGCGTCGAGGCGACCGTCATGAACGCCGGCACCGTCGGCATCGTCACCGCCGACGCCCTCACCGTCAGCGTCGACGTCCCCGGCGCGCGCACCGTCGAGCCCGCCCGCGTCACGCGCCTCGCCCCCGGCGAGCAGGCCCGCGTCCGGGTCGGCATCCGCAATCGCGCGGGGACCGCGCCCGGTACCGTCCAGGACGGCAAGGTCGTCGCCACCGGGCGCGGACACCAGGCCGCGGCCAGCTCCAGGAAGCTCACGCTCGGCGTCCCCGACTACGAGCCGACCGACGCGTCGCTCTCCGGCCACCAGGCCCCGTACTGGTTCCACTCCGCGAAGTTCGGCATCTTCATCCACTGGGGCGTCTACTCGGTGCCCGCGTGGGCGCCGGTCGGCAAGCAGTACGCCGAGTGGTACTGGGACCAGATGCAGGACCCGAACAACCCGACGTACGCCCACCACAAGGCCACGTACGGCGAGGACTTCGCGTACGACGACTTCATCCCGATGTTCACCGCGAAGAAGTGGGACCCGCGCGCGTGGGTCGAGCTGTTCCGGGACGCGGGCGCCCAGTACCACGTCCTCACCTCCAAGCACCACGAGGGCTTCGCGCTCTGGGACACCAAGCTGTCGGACCGCAACTCCGTGAAGATGGGCCCCAAGCGGGACATCATCAAGGAGCTCTTCGACGCGTCCCGCCGCTACGCACCCGAGCTGCACCGCGGCCTGTACTTCTCGATGCCCGAGTGGTTCAACCCCGACAACCCGTGGATGGGGCACGCCCCGCGCAACCCGTACACCCTGGAGCCCGTCCCCTACACCGGCTACACGTCCGGCAAGGACTACGTGAAGGGCTTCCAGGCCCCCCAGATGCTGGAGCTGATCCACGACTACGACCCGCAGCTGCTGTGGTGCGACATCGGCGGCGTCAACGACTCGCGCAACGTCCTCGCCGAGTTCTTCAACCACGGCAAGAACCGCCCGAAGCCGTACGAGGTCGCCGTCAACAACCGCTCCGGGATCGGCTTCCACGACTTCACGACGCCCGAGTACACGACGTACGACAACACCGTCGTCGCCAAGTGGGAGTCGAGCCGCGGACTCGACCCGTACAGCTACGGCTACAACGCCGAGACGCCCGACGACCGCTACATGAGCACCGAGGAGGTCGTGCACAGCCTCGTCGACATCGTGTCGAAGAACGGCAACTTCCTCCTCGACATCGGGCCGCGCGGCGACGGCACCATCCCCGAGATCATGCAGACCCGGCTGCGCGAGACGGGCCACTGGCTCAAGACCAACGGCGAGGCCGTCTACGACACCACCTACTGGTCGCGGATGGCGCAGCTCGGCGAGGACCTGCGGTTCACGGTCAGGCCGAACAAGGCGTTCTACATCCACTCGCTCGCCGAGCCGGGCGCGACGCTCACGGTCGAGGCCGCGGTGCCGGTCCGGCCCGGCGACAAGGTCACGATGCTCGGGTACGACCGGCCGCTCAACTGGCGTACCACCGGCGGGTCGTTCGTCGTGGACGTGCCGACGGCTGCGCGCGCGGCGGGCGAGCACGTGTGGGTGTTCAAGGTGGAGTGGAAGGGCTGA
- a CDS encoding SDR family oxidoreductase: protein MTSELSLEGRVAVVTGGSRGIGRAVAVALAGAGARVCVTARDPDGVRETVAALTKSGAEATGLAGSVADPAHLWELTERALDAYGRLDILVNNAATNEPYGPLMEADPEAWREAFTVNVEAPLRLVQCAWRAWMSEHGGAVVNICTEGAGHVGPRVGAYGTSKAALLHLTQQLAGELAPSVRVNSVSPGLVRTEMARFVWEHAEESVATGLPLGRIGEPEDVARAVRWLVSDEAAWVTGADLLVDGGTRVRAASPGLTDAVHQQLRHRLPGSP from the coding sequence ATGACTTCGGAGCTCTCGCTGGAAGGCAGGGTCGCCGTCGTGACCGGGGGGTCGCGGGGCATCGGCCGGGCCGTCGCCGTGGCGCTCGCGGGTGCCGGGGCGCGGGTGTGTGTGACGGCGCGTGATCCGGACGGGGTCCGCGAGACCGTCGCCGCGCTGACGAAGAGCGGCGCCGAAGCCACGGGACTGGCCGGGTCCGTCGCGGATCCCGCGCATCTGTGGGAGCTGACGGAGCGGGCGCTCGACGCGTACGGACGGCTCGACATCCTGGTGAACAACGCCGCCACCAACGAACCGTACGGTCCGCTGATGGAGGCGGATCCGGAGGCCTGGCGCGAGGCGTTCACGGTCAACGTGGAGGCGCCGCTGCGGCTGGTGCAGTGCGCCTGGCGGGCCTGGATGTCGGAGCACGGCGGGGCCGTGGTGAACATCTGCACCGAGGGCGCCGGGCACGTCGGCCCCCGTGTGGGCGCCTACGGCACCAGCAAGGCGGCGCTGCTGCACCTGACGCAGCAGCTCGCGGGCGAACTGGCCCCGTCGGTGCGGGTCAACTCCGTCTCGCCCGGCCTCGTCCGCACGGAGATGGCGCGCTTCGTGTGGGAGCACGCCGAGGAGTCCGTGGCGACGGGGCTGCCGCTGGGCCGGATCGGGGAGCCGGAGGACGTGGCCCGGGCGGTGCGCTGGCTCGTGTCGGACGAGGCCGCCTGGGTGACGGGGGCCGACCTCCTGGTGGACGGCGGAACCAGGGTCAGGGCCGCGTCGCCGGGCCTCACTGATGCCGTCCACCAGCAGCTCCGTCACCGGCTGCCGGGCTCGCCCTAG
- a CDS encoding GNAT family N-acetyltransferase gives MLIRDAEDEDRAQIWPFRRQIVGSRETYAWDPYTPEALARTLWMGPGQRAYVAEVDGAVVGSAYVAPNYGGPAAGIANAGFMVDPAQGGRGIGRALAEHVLERAKADGYRAMAFNAVVETNRAVGLWTSLGFTILGTVPDAFEHARHGRVGLHIMYRAL, from the coding sequence ATGCTGATCAGGGACGCGGAGGACGAGGACCGGGCGCAGATCTGGCCGTTCCGGCGGCAGATCGTCGGATCCCGCGAGACGTACGCCTGGGACCCGTACACCCCCGAGGCGCTGGCCCGGACCCTGTGGATGGGTCCGGGCCAGCGTGCGTACGTCGCCGAGGTGGACGGCGCTGTCGTCGGCTCGGCCTATGTCGCGCCGAACTACGGCGGTCCCGCCGCCGGCATCGCCAACGCGGGCTTCATGGTCGACCCCGCCCAGGGCGGCCGCGGCATCGGCCGCGCCCTCGCCGAGCACGTCCTGGAGCGCGCGAAGGCCGACGGTTACCGAGCCATGGCGTTCAACGCGGTCGTCGAGACCAACCGCGCCGTCGGTCTGTGGACCTCCCTCGGTTTCACGATCCTGGGCACGGTCCCGGACGCGTTCGAGCACGCCCGGCACGGCAGGGTGGGGCTGCACATCATGTACCGCGCGCTGTGA